A DNA window from Bacteroidetes bacterium SB0662_bin_6 contains the following coding sequences:
- a CDS encoding ATP-binding cassette domain-containing protein, translating into MIHLSDISLSHVLPDGHRRTVVEHLDLTIRQGEMAYLVGPTGSGKTTLLRMLYMDVFPDAGVAQIGEYRTDRMRYTKIPYLRRSLGVVFQDFQLLPDRTVYENVAFAMYVIGKRGRAVRERVMQVLSQVGLSHKKKHFPHELSGGEQQRVSIARAIVNEPLMLLADEPTGNLDPNVADDILKLIVGLHRQGMTVLMATHNYRLIKQFPARTLGFMGRHIVDVDPETL; encoded by the coding sequence ATGATCCACCTTTCCGACATATCGCTCTCGCACGTGTTGCCCGACGGCCATCGCCGTACCGTGGTCGAGCACCTTGACCTGACGATCCGGCAGGGAGAAATGGCGTACCTGGTCGGTCCTACCGGAAGCGGGAAAACGACCCTGTTGCGGATGTTGTACATGGATGTGTTTCCGGATGCGGGTGTAGCGCAGATAGGCGAGTACCGGACAGATCGGATGCGTTATACGAAAATCCCGTATTTGCGCCGCTCGCTGGGCGTGGTGTTTCAGGACTTTCAATTGCTTCCCGATCGTACGGTCTATGAGAATGTTGCATTTGCTATGTATGTCATCGGCAAGCGGGGCAGAGCCGTCAGGGAGCGCGTTATGCAGGTGCTTTCGCAGGTAGGGCTGAGTCACAAGAAGAAGCACTTTCCTCACGAGTTATCCGGAGGGGAACAACAGCGCGTTTCGATTGCCCGGGCCATCGTGAACGAGCCGTTGATGTTGTTGGCCGACGAACCCACCGGAAATCTGGATCCGAACGTCGCTGACGACATCCTCAAATTGATTGTCGGGCTTCACCGGCAGGGCATGACGGTGCTGATGGCTACGCACAATTATCGCCTGATCAAGCAATTTCCTGCCCGCACACTGGGTTTTATGGGGAGACACATTGTGGATGTAGACCCCGAAACCCTTTAA
- the pdxA gene encoding 4-hydroxythreonine-4-phosphate dehydrogenase PdxA: protein MASGAEPVQAPTDASARTGGRLERPRVAVTLGDPNGIGPEVVLKSVRETHRLQIAQPVIVGSAQVLRAHAARMGNSLPDIRIVTSMPDRISPEGLFVLDIAQDEPFEPEFGKVAAEAGALAMRSVERAVAMCIAGEVDAVVTAPVHKEAISMAGYMHPGHTEFIAGLAGCSRYAMMMIAEGLRVGLVTAHMPLRDVPHAVTRKSVLAGIRVVHAALRVDFGIQSPEIAVLGLNPHAGEGGVLGREETEVVGPAIHEARAGGLLASGPHPADGFFGAGAWRRYDAVLAMYHDQGLAPFKTLAFEHGVNYTAGLPIVRTSPDHGTAFDIAGQGRARSESMLSAIRLAVDIVRCRNRT, encoded by the coding sequence ATGGCTTCGGGTGCTGAACCGGTCCAGGCGCCGACGGATGCTTCCGCCCGAACGGGTGGCCGTTTAGAGCGGCCTCGCGTCGCCGTCACCTTGGGTGATCCCAATGGCATAGGCCCGGAAGTCGTACTCAAAAGCGTGCGAGAGACACACAGGTTGCAGATAGCGCAACCGGTGATCGTAGGCTCCGCGCAGGTACTCCGTGCACATGCTGCCCGCATGGGAAACAGCTTGCCGGACATCCGGATCGTTACTTCCATGCCTGATCGGATTTCGCCGGAGGGGCTGTTCGTGCTCGATATAGCGCAGGACGAACCATTCGAGCCGGAATTCGGCAAGGTGGCTGCGGAAGCGGGTGCCCTGGCCATGCGCTCGGTCGAACGCGCCGTAGCCATGTGTATTGCGGGGGAAGTGGATGCGGTGGTGACAGCCCCTGTGCACAAGGAGGCGATTTCGATGGCCGGGTACATGCATCCGGGCCATACGGAATTTATTGCCGGGCTTGCCGGTTGCAGCCGGTATGCGATGATGATGATTGCGGAGGGATTACGCGTCGGTCTTGTGACGGCGCATATGCCTCTGCGGGATGTGCCGCATGCTGTCACGCGCAAATCCGTACTTGCAGGCATCCGGGTGGTGCATGCCGCACTTCGTGTCGATTTCGGCATACAGAGCCCGGAAATCGCCGTGCTGGGACTCAATCCCCATGCCGGGGAAGGAGGTGTGCTTGGCCGGGAAGAAACCGAGGTGGTCGGCCCCGCTATCCATGAGGCACGGGCCGGCGGACTGCTTGCGTCCGGGCCGCATCCTGCGGACGGCTTCTTTGGGGCAGGCGCCTGGCGCCGGTACGACGCCGTGCTCGCCATGTACCACGATCAGGGCCTTGCGCCTTTCAAAACGCTTGCTTTCGAGCATGGCGTCAATTATACCGCAGGCCTGCCGATCGTGCGCACATCCCCGGATCATGGAACCGCATTCGATATTGCGGGTCAAGGAAGAGCGCGTTCGGAGAGTATGCTGAGCGCTATCCGTCTGGCCGTCGATATAGTGCGGTGCAGGAACCGCACATGA
- a CDS encoding leucyl aminopeptidase, with protein sequence MFSVDVSVTAVPLADMDVDVLIVPVCEDRAAARLEELASEWGAPLRSAAQDFDGSAGAAVLVYAPSGQAKRLGLVGMGPSGKVGPEELRRAAAAGEGLAAKCGAATVGLALPTTGMEDASSAAQALVEGYMLSAYRFARYKTAPGKKEVAALERIVVHAGGRDSEEASGGAERGRILAEAVATARDLVNISPDEKSATAFSGMIADLGKAHGFSTEVWDKTRIEREGMGGLLAVNRGSQEPPTFTIMTWKPDHAKTEPPVVLVGKGVMFDTGGLSLKPTHNSMDHMKADMAGAAAVVGAMSALARLNFPRHVVGLVPATDNRPGEDAYVPGDVIRMHSGKTVEVLNTDAEGRMILADALSYASVYNPPLVIELSTLTGAQVVALGSEVAAVMTNDRPGSEARLHAMEEAGRRTGDLVHRMPMYAHYGELLRSEVADIQNISSRREAGSITAAKFLEHFTQYPWIHIDLAGPSFLKHVLPWRPKGGTGFGVRLLVEFLHAYDPA encoded by the coding sequence ATGTTTTCTGTAGATGTTTCGGTCACGGCAGTTCCGCTTGCGGACATGGATGTCGATGTACTGATTGTGCCGGTGTGCGAGGACCGCGCCGCCGCTCGTCTTGAGGAATTGGCTTCGGAATGGGGCGCTCCGCTCCGCTCCGCAGCGCAGGATTTCGACGGGTCGGCAGGCGCCGCTGTGTTGGTGTATGCACCATCCGGGCAGGCAAAGCGGCTGGGTCTGGTCGGTATGGGTCCGTCCGGCAAGGTGGGGCCGGAGGAACTGCGCCGTGCAGCGGCGGCCGGGGAGGGCCTTGCAGCGAAGTGCGGTGCGGCCACGGTAGGTCTTGCGCTGCCGACCACCGGTATGGAGGATGCTTCCAGTGCTGCCCAGGCGCTGGTGGAGGGGTATATGCTGTCCGCCTATCGCTTCGCCCGGTACAAGACCGCTCCGGGGAAGAAAGAAGTTGCGGCGTTGGAACGAATCGTTGTACACGCTGGCGGCAGGGACTCGGAGGAGGCGTCCGGAGGCGCTGAACGTGGGCGCATCCTTGCGGAAGCGGTGGCGACGGCCCGCGATCTGGTGAACATTTCACCCGACGAGAAGTCGGCGACGGCATTTTCCGGTATGATTGCGGATCTGGGCAAAGCGCACGGTTTTTCCACAGAGGTGTGGGACAAAACCCGCATCGAACGGGAAGGCATGGGGGGGCTGCTTGCTGTGAACCGGGGCAGCCAGGAGCCTCCGACATTCACCATCATGACCTGGAAGCCCGATCATGCGAAGACCGAGCCTCCCGTGGTTCTTGTGGGTAAGGGGGTCATGTTCGATACGGGGGGGCTTTCGCTCAAGCCCACGCACAATTCGATGGATCACATGAAGGCCGATATGGCCGGCGCGGCGGCAGTGGTGGGTGCGATGAGTGCGCTGGCCCGTCTGAATTTTCCCCGGCATGTCGTCGGCCTGGTTCCTGCCACCGACAACCGCCCCGGCGAAGACGCGTACGTACCGGGGGATGTCATTCGGATGCATTCCGGAAAGACAGTCGAGGTCCTGAATACCGACGCCGAGGGGCGCATGATTCTTGCCGATGCGCTTTCGTATGCATCCGTATACAACCCGCCGCTGGTCATCGAGTTGTCCACTCTGACCGGCGCCCAGGTGGTTGCGCTCGGATCCGAAGTGGCCGCAGTGATGACGAACGATCGGCCGGGTTCGGAAGCCCGGCTTCATGCGATGGAAGAGGCGGGTCGCCGCACCGGCGATCTGGTGCATCGCATGCCCATGTATGCCCATTACGGCGAATTGCTCAGGAGTGAGGTGGCGGACATACAGAACATCAGCAGCAGGCGGGAAGCGGGCTCTATTACGGCGGCCAAGTTCCTGGAGCATTTCACGCAATACCCGTGGATTCATATCGATCTGGCCGGTCCGTCGTTTCTGAAGCATGTTCTGCCGTGGCGTCCCAAGGGGGGCACCGGCTTCGGGGTTCGCCTGCTGGTTGAATTTCTGCACGCATACGATCCTGCATGA
- a CDS encoding bifunctional oligoribonuclease/PAP phosphatase NrnA: MTQGTPADILSLVEKHDRLFLTSHVRPDGDALGSEVAFADFLAKLGKQVTVLNSDPPPMNMEWLPGVRDIRIFDGSLAHRQCIDEAGAVFVLDTNAENRLGNLAGPVRGARGTKVLIDHHTHPEDWFDMRYVSTTASSAGELVYEIIAACDPDLIDARIATALYTAIMTDTGSFRYQGVTPRLHRMVANIIERGAIVPGVVHAAIFDHRSMEGLYLLGQALETVRLYCGGRVAAITVTPRMLEDTGASSEETEGFVNFALSIDRVEAAVLFLETAKGTKMSFRSQGDIPVDTWARAFGGGGHKNASGAFLLEPLEKARDKVMRVAPRYIGASTSNQDDVVLSSEDDADLASLS, translated from the coding sequence ATGACACAGGGTACACCCGCTGACATACTTTCCCTCGTAGAGAAACACGATCGCCTGTTTTTGACGAGTCATGTTCGTCCGGACGGCGATGCGCTTGGATCGGAAGTGGCCTTTGCGGATTTTCTTGCAAAATTGGGAAAGCAGGTTACCGTGTTGAACAGTGATCCGCCCCCCATGAACATGGAATGGCTTCCCGGTGTCCGGGACATTCGCATTTTTGACGGGTCTTTGGCGCACCGCCAGTGCATTGACGAGGCAGGAGCGGTGTTCGTACTTGATACCAACGCGGAGAACCGGCTCGGCAATCTGGCCGGTCCGGTGCGCGGAGCGCGCGGCACGAAGGTGCTGATCGACCACCATACGCATCCGGAGGACTGGTTCGATATGCGTTACGTATCTACGACCGCTTCGTCAGCCGGCGAACTCGTGTATGAGATCATTGCCGCCTGCGACCCCGATCTGATCGACGCCCGTATTGCTACGGCGCTCTATACCGCGATTATGACGGATACGGGTTCTTTCCGATACCAGGGCGTAACCCCAAGGCTGCACCGCATGGTGGCGAATATTATAGAGCGGGGAGCGATCGTTCCGGGGGTTGTGCACGCAGCCATCTTCGACCACCGTTCCATGGAGGGGTTATATCTGCTTGGACAGGCGCTTGAAACCGTACGGTTGTATTGCGGGGGACGGGTTGCCGCCATTACGGTGACGCCCCGCATGCTGGAAGATACCGGAGCAAGCAGCGAGGAAACGGAAGGCTTCGTCAATTTTGCACTGTCGATCGATCGCGTGGAAGCCGCCGTACTGTTTCTGGAAACGGCAAAGGGTACGAAGATGAGTTTTCGCTCCCAGGGCGATATTCCGGTGGATACATGGGCGAGAGCTTTCGGAGGGGGAGGACACAAGAATGCCTCGGGTGCGTTCCTTCTCGAGCCGCTGGAGAAAGCCCGCGACAAGGTGATGCGCGTTGCTCCACGTTATATCGGCGCTTCCACGAGCAATCAGGACGATGTTGTGCTGAGTTCAGAGGATGATGCCGACCTTGCTTCCCTATCTTGA
- a CDS encoding D-alanine--D-alanine ligase — MDPSAHKIRVGVLFGGVAPEHEVSVITAQQAIHVLDRELYEPVPVYIAKDGAWFVGDMLADIQAFQDIERIRREAVPVHAVPGDAHALLLVEQKRAGWFARRPRTYRLDVAFLALHGGSGEDGGVQGFLEMCNVPFTGSGIAGSSIGMDKALSKYLCRDQDIPVVDFLVLHESEWGDQEEAWLDHCERELRYPVVVKPACLGSSIGIAKAGDRKTLDRAIENAFRYDRKLVVEHAVQQLKEINCAVLGREDNAIVSVLEQPLHIDSEELLTFQDKYMRGEPGGEAAKRGARNAKQPEAGRGMASLDRIVPALIDEKTAERIRAMALQVFRLLGCAGVARIDFMIDEADGAVYFNEINTIPGSFSFYLWEPAGISFGELVHRMIGLAFESHRARNRRIRTYDVNLLSETGLRGIKGAKSES; from the coding sequence CTGGATCGGGAATTGTACGAACCTGTGCCGGTCTACATAGCCAAGGATGGCGCCTGGTTCGTCGGGGACATGCTGGCGGATATCCAGGCGTTTCAGGATATTGAGCGCATTCGTCGTGAAGCCGTTCCGGTTCATGCCGTTCCGGGCGATGCGCATGCGCTTCTTCTCGTCGAACAGAAACGTGCCGGGTGGTTTGCGCGCCGTCCGAGGACATACCGGTTGGACGTGGCGTTTCTTGCCTTGCACGGTGGCTCCGGAGAGGATGGGGGCGTACAGGGATTTCTGGAAATGTGTAACGTGCCCTTTACCGGCAGCGGGATTGCCGGATCGTCCATCGGCATGGATAAAGCACTATCCAAGTATCTGTGTCGGGATCAGGACATTCCCGTGGTGGATTTTCTGGTTCTGCACGAATCCGAGTGGGGGGATCAGGAAGAAGCCTGGCTCGATCACTGCGAGCGGGAATTGAGATATCCTGTGGTGGTAAAGCCGGCCTGTCTCGGATCTTCGATAGGGATCGCGAAGGCCGGGGATCGAAAGACGCTGGACCGGGCTATCGAGAATGCATTCCGGTACGACCGGAAACTGGTCGTGGAGCACGCCGTGCAGCAGTTGAAGGAAATCAATTGCGCGGTGCTTGGCAGGGAGGATAACGCCATCGTGAGCGTGCTTGAGCAACCCCTGCATATCGACAGCGAAGAGTTGCTCACTTTTCAGGACAAGTACATGCGTGGGGAACCCGGTGGAGAAGCAGCCAAGCGTGGCGCACGGAACGCCAAACAGCCGGAGGCGGGGCGCGGTATGGCATCCCTGGATCGCATTGTACCCGCGCTGATCGACGAAAAAACCGCCGAACGCATTCGCGCGATGGCATTGCAGGTATTTCGTCTGTTGGGATGCGCAGGGGTGGCGCGTATTGATTTCATGATTGACGAAGCCGACGGCGCCGTGTATTTCAACGAAATCAACACCATTCCCGGCTCGTTCTCATTTTATCTTTGGGAGCCGGCGGGCATTTCCTTTGGAGAGCTTGTGCATCGAATGATCGGGTTGGCTTTCGAAAGCCACCGTGCCCGAAACCGGCGTATCCGCACGTACGATGTGAACCTGCTCTCCGAAACCGGCTTGCGCGGGATCAAGGGCGCGAAATCGGAATCATGA
- a CDS encoding sodium:alanine symporter family protein has translation MDFFERVVSALESAIWSFGPSIGGETIPLVVILLLGTGVFLTLRLQFIQVRRLGHGFAVTSGKYDDPDEPGDVSHFQALTTALSATVGIGNIAGVAIAIHWGGPGAIFWMWVTAFLGMATKYTEVTLAQNYRDMVPADDASRRQGTVAGGPMYYIERGMGKKWKPLAGFFAVLLGITAFLTGNAVQANTVADVMASEFGVATWITGILTAAVIGMVILGGISRIGRVTGILAPAMAAVYVLGALLIILINIDQLPSALGLIFREAFNPSAGVAGVGTGAFLLTLMWGVRRGLFSNEAGQGSAPIAHSAAKTDEPVSEGVVALLEPFIDTIVICTMTALVILITGVWSDRVPTELDLASGDMGYVQQDGAGAFSTADPLEEILIRDGMPLTGPGMAQPAWHDVVVERLFVDAAHTEPFTGTLVPASQHAVGNDGDVYVVLYGNAVENGAPMTQLGFQRGLSPLGNWGGYIVILCVLLFAISTAIAWSYYGDRCAYYLFGEKGVIPYKAVFVAMHFVGATLALTTVWTLGDVFLGIVILPNLLAMIFLSGKVREMTIGYFKRRPWIENYEAHKRSIEEKRRKKRQSRG, from the coding sequence ATGGATTTTTTTGAACGGGTTGTTTCCGCACTGGAAAGCGCCATATGGTCATTCGGTCCCTCTATCGGGGGCGAGACGATTCCCCTCGTCGTCATCCTGCTTCTGGGCACTGGCGTTTTTCTGACGCTTCGGTTGCAGTTCATTCAGGTGCGTCGTCTCGGGCACGGGTTTGCCGTCACATCGGGCAAGTACGACGATCCCGACGAGCCCGGGGACGTGTCCCATTTTCAGGCGCTTACCACGGCTCTTTCGGCTACGGTGGGCATTGGGAATATCGCCGGGGTGGCCATCGCCATTCACTGGGGCGGTCCCGGAGCGATTTTCTGGATGTGGGTCACTGCCTTTCTCGGCATGGCGACCAAATACACGGAAGTTACGCTGGCGCAGAATTACCGGGACATGGTGCCCGCGGATGATGCTTCCCGCCGGCAGGGCACGGTAGCGGGAGGACCGATGTATTATATCGAACGGGGAATGGGCAAGAAGTGGAAGCCGCTTGCCGGATTCTTTGCCGTGCTGCTTGGCATCACCGCTTTTTTAACCGGCAACGCGGTACAGGCCAATACCGTAGCCGATGTGATGGCCTCGGAGTTTGGTGTCGCCACCTGGATTACGGGTATTTTGACCGCGGCCGTCATAGGCATGGTCATTCTCGGGGGCATTAGCCGTATCGGCCGGGTGACCGGAATCCTTGCCCCCGCAATGGCCGCTGTGTATGTACTGGGCGCCCTCCTGATCATTCTGATCAACATAGACCAGCTTCCCTCTGCACTGGGACTCATTTTCCGGGAGGCGTTCAATCCAAGCGCCGGGGTGGCCGGGGTTGGAACGGGAGCGTTTCTCCTTACGCTCATGTGGGGTGTTCGCCGGGGGCTGTTTTCGAACGAGGCCGGGCAGGGATCGGCGCCCATTGCGCACTCTGCGGCCAAGACCGACGAGCCCGTTTCGGAGGGGGTTGTGGCCTTGCTCGAACCGTTCATCGACACCATCGTCATTTGTACGATGACGGCGCTGGTCATCCTGATCACCGGTGTGTGGAGTGACCGGGTGCCCACGGAACTGGATCTGGCGTCGGGCGATATGGGCTATGTACAGCAGGATGGGGCAGGCGCCTTTTCCACTGCCGATCCTCTGGAGGAAATCCTGATTCGTGACGGGATGCCGCTAACCGGTCCGGGCATGGCGCAACCTGCCTGGCACGATGTGGTCGTCGAGCGATTGTTTGTCGATGCGGCGCATACCGAGCCTTTTACCGGGACCCTGGTGCCTGCCAGTCAACACGCCGTCGGGAATGACGGGGATGTGTATGTGGTGCTGTACGGAAATGCCGTCGAGAACGGTGCGCCGATGACGCAACTCGGTTTTCAGCGGGGGCTGTCGCCTCTGGGGAATTGGGGGGGATACATCGTTATTCTATGCGTGCTGCTTTTCGCAATTTCAACGGCCATTGCATGGAGTTATTACGGCGACCGCTGCGCCTATTATCTGTTTGGCGAGAAGGGCGTAATCCCGTACAAGGCGGTCTTTGTGGCGATGCACTTTGTAGGCGCCACGCTGGCCCTGACGACGGTCTGGACCCTGGGTGATGTGTTCCTTGGCATCGTGATTCTGCCGAACCTGCTGGCCATGATTTTCCTTTCGGGCAAGGTTCGGGAAATGACGATCGGGTATTTCAAGCGCCGGCCCTGGATCGAGAATTATGAAGCGCACAAGCGCAGTATCGAGGAGAAACGCAGGAAGAAACGGCAATCCCGTGGATAA